The following is a genomic window from Malus sylvestris chromosome 7, drMalSylv7.2, whole genome shotgun sequence.
gggaatggtaagcccaaagcggacaatattgcacttccaggatgggtgacccactgggaaattACTCGTaagttcctaaaaacaaaaccgtgagggaatggtaagcccaaagcggacaatattgtgctacggtggtggaacgggcccgggatatggtggacccgggccaggatgtgacagtAGTTTAGATAATAAATTACGATTTAAAAagatattaataatttaattaaaaataatacataTCTAAAAAGTATGTTCTGTGCCGAAAAAAAGTTATATAGgcttcaaataaaatttcccatgcATAAAAAAAAGATGTGACTATTTAATAAGGAGCAGGTATGCATTTTTTCACCTAAGATTCCCCGAAAGATCAAATCGATTGGTGAGTGGAACCTGTCCATATCCGAAAGTTAACCTAATTTATATAAATGTGGTGGCGTAACTTAGTCTCCATAATAATTCAGGTACTGTATTGATTTCTTCGACTCCACTTAAACTGAACAAGTTTGGTTCTCATGCTTAATTGGGACAATCTTCTAGAAGACTGCTTGGACCATCATTCTCACGTACAAGTTGTGCAGGTGAGTTGATTATTGCCGTTTGATAAATGCTAAGAAGACTATTTTATAAGTGAGACTTTTTGTTAACTTACAATTTAACGTCAATTttcatgtcaacattataaaatattgtgcaaaaaacaTGTGGTGACAAAGAGTCCATAAAGAGTTTCACTTTTAAGATAATACATATCTAAAACATTTCTCttgccttttttattttatgaatctCATACGCATGAACAATTAGaatcaatttcaaaattaatCCTAGCCACACCAAATTAGGTAATTCTATGAAAACTCacatttcaatgatccaaacaAAAGTGTTGAACATTACTAGACATCGAATATTACTATATCTTAATGTTTGCTCAAATTAATTACTCAAAACAGTATGAAACAACCAGTttgttgaaaattgaaataccaACTCCATGAAGTATCAAGTAGGTGTGCAAGCATGTGGTCTAATATCTTAGTGAATAGAGTTAGATTTTTTTCTATATGCGTGCCAAGTTCGAAGCCCCCATCTCCTTAATTATTgtaagagaaatgttaaggagactctaTCAAAAGTAGGACTCTCCATAGACTCTCTGCAACCTCATGTTTattacacaatattttataatgttggcacgaAAATTAACATTAAAACATGAGGTAAAAAATTCCATGTGCGACGTCTATGCTTCTTTAAAGGTGGAATGTTTTGAAGAAATCTCACTCGCgatcaattttattaattaacttTAAATCTATCCATTGAGAGAGTTGATTACTTAGGTAAAAAATTGCGCTAGAGCGTTGATTTTAGGTTATAAGTATCAAATTGTGTATACAAACTCGAATTCTATCCAATGGTTGATAGACACCCTAAAACAATCAACCATAGTGATAAGTTCAATCAAAGgtaaagaaaattgaagaaatgaGATTTTGTCATCGAGTCGATTCTTTAAGCAAATCCACATAATAATGATCGTATTATACCTTAAAATTGAAACCGTAAAAAAAAGTGATTCTTTACATGAATATCAATCATTCCCATAAATGATATCAAAGTTAAATAATATTGATTGTGGCTGAGATTTTCTCAAAACCCAAGTTCTTTTACAAAGAAAAAACATTGTGCATAGAGAGAATCTCAAATTGTCAATTTGTACATGTAATTGTAAAATCAAAATTATTGGTTGGTGCATGCTCTAACCTCTAAGTAATGGGATTTAGCattatcgatatttaaatcCTTGGCTCTAAGTAATGGGATTTAGCGTCGAGCCGTTAACAACACTGTTAGAGCGAGGCTCACAATAGCTTCATTCATCTGCCCACAAGACGATGCTCTGATACGGCCACAAAAAAACTCTCACAGAGGATAGgtctttattttttctttatggCAGCACAGACACATGCTTTGTCCGTTGTACACCAGGTTTTTTCATGTTTTACACCCCATTGCAAGCGTATGAATCCAAATTTATAACATACAACGAACATAAAATCACTTTCttattacctttttttttttttttgtaacttaTAAACCTAGTTATGGTGAAAAATATACGACCACCATATCAAAATAAAAGCAATATGAATGCAGACGGCAGCATACCACTGCCAAAGTTATACTCAAATCTTCTTAAGAAACTCAATGACATAGGTGTTGAAAGCGGAGCAGATGACGCGGAAACCTTTGAATCCAGATCCCTTAGCCAAGGCCTCAAACTCCTTCTCCGTCCGCTCTTTTCCTCCGGGGTAGTGAGCTAACATGATCACGTCGATATGGACAACTCCCTTGGTGGCAAGGCTGCTGTCTGGAGCTACTGGAAGAATGCACTCAGCAAGAATCACCTTCCCATTGTCAGGGACCGCGGTATAACAGTTCTTCAAAAATTTCAAGCAATGATCGTCACTCCAGTCGTGACATATAAACTGTAAGGTTGAATACATGATTTGAGAGTAGTTCCAAATTATTATGCAACTAAGCTCTTATAAGAAATTGATATTAGCACTACAAAATAGTCATCGACTCTCTTTTTGATAAATAATGACTAACCTTCATGAAAATTGCATCTCCCTTTGGAACACTTACAAACATGTCTCCTCCAACATGCTCCACACCTACATCCAACATCCATAGATCTCATATTCATTAGGGAAAATGATAAATAGTACAAACATAAGCAATATTAGAGGAGGAGAAATCGAACTTGAGAAAGATCGAGGTAAAGGTGAATGCTTTTAAGTTATTGAACTACAAGCATTATCAAAAATGAAGAATATACCAGGATATTGGGGAGCATCTTCTATGACATGAGGCAGGTCGAAGTTAATACCCTTAATCGAGGGGTACTTAGAAACGATCATGTTAGTAATAGCGCCAGTGCCACCGCCAACATCTACGATGGATGTGAGGCCCTCAAAGCCCTTGTAGGTCTCTAGAAGTTTTTTCATGGTAATGGTAGAGTGGGCAGCCATTCCTCTGTTGAAGACCTTGTTGAATCTAGGGTCAGTGCCATAGTACTCAAAAGCAGTCATTCCATAGGCCTTGTTGAATGGAATTCCTCCTTCAAGAACTGCGTCTTTCAAGTGGTACCTGCACAAACCCAAAACAAGCATACATGT
Proteins encoded in this region:
- the LOC126629573 gene encoding caffeic acid 3-O-methyltransferase-like; the protein is MGSTVETQMTPTQVSDEEANLFAMQLASASVLPMVLKAALELDLLEIMARAGPGAFVSPADLASQLPTKNPDAPVMLDRMLRLLASYSILTSSLRTLRDGNVEQLYGLGPVCKFLTKNEDGVSIAPLCLMSQDKVFMESWYHLKDAVLEGGIPFNKAYGMTAFEYYGTDPRFNKVFNRGMAAHSTITMKKLLETYKGFEGLTSIVDVGGGTGAITNMIVSKYPSIKGINFDLPHVIEDAPQYPGVEHVGGDMFVSVPKGDAIFMKFICHDWSDDHCLKFLKNCYTAVPDNGKVILAECILPVAPDSSLATKGVVHIDVIMLAHYPGGKERTEKEFEALAKGSGFKGFRVICSAFNTYVIEFLKKI